In Carya illinoinensis cultivar Pawnee chromosome 16, C.illinoinensisPawnee_v1, whole genome shotgun sequence, a single window of DNA contains:
- the LOC122299777 gene encoding monoacylglycerol lipase-like isoform X2, which produces MSNAVHTTSSVMLTSGASGRVNALFSLRVWRSLIMLINAFVLLLLVPFRGRRRDEKREESGGAQHHLGKGVGGSSGGPVVRVPAKIVSWRKSGLSEQEVAARRALAIRRVVQDGGDDKKSVREYSLFYTARGNTIFTQSWTPVSATIRGVVLIMHGLNEHSGRYNVFAKHLNANGYKAYGMDWIGHGGSDGLHAYVHSLDDAVADMKLFLEKILAENPGLPCFCFGHSTGAAIILKAMLDPKVEASVSGAVLTSPAIGVQPSHPIFVVLAPIVSFLFPKYQFSAANKKGTLVSRDPEALIAKYSDPLVYTGSIRVRTGYEILQITSYLQRNLSKLRVPFFVLHGTADSVTDPKASQQLYEEASSTDKTIKLYEGLLHDLLFELEREAILEDIIEWLNCRV; this is translated from the exons ATGTCCAACGCTGTTCATACGACGTCGTCTGTGATGCTGACTTCCGGCGCGAGCGGCCGCGTGAACGCTCTCTTCTCGCTGCGGGTGTGGAGGAGCCTGATTATGCTGATCAACGCGTTCGTGTTGCTCCTCCTGGTTCCATTCCGAGGGCGGAGAAGGGACGAGAAGCGTGAGGAAAGCGGCGGGGCCCAGCATCATCTCGGGAAGGGGGTTGGTGGTAGTAGCGGTGGGCCGGTGGTGCGGGTCCCGGCTAAGATCGTGTCGTGGAGGAAGAGCGGACTATCGGAGCAGGAAGTCGCGGCGAGGAGAGCGCTGGCGATAAGAAGGGTGGTGCAAGATGGCGGTGATGACAAGAAGTCGGTGCGGGAGTACTCGCTGTTTTATACGGCGAGAGGCAATACCATTTTCACGCAATCATGGACGCCGGTTTCGGCCACGATTAG GGGAGTGGTTCTTATCATGCATGGCCTGAATGAACACAG TGGCAGGTACAATGTTTTTGCAAAGCATCTGAATGCTAATGGCTACAAGGCTTATGGAATGGATTGGATTG GTCATGGTGGAAGCGACGGGCTGCATGCATATGTTCATTCTCTTGATGATGCTGTTGCAGATATG AAGTTGTTTCTCGAGAAGATTTTAGCTGAGAATCCCGGGCTtccatgtttttgctttggacACTCCACAGGTGCAGCAATTATCCTGAAG GCAATGCTCGATCCAAAGGTAGAAGCCAGTGTATCTGGTGCAGTGTTGACATCACCTGCCATTGGAGTTCAGCCATCCCATCCCATTTTTGTG GTACTTGCCCcaattgtctcatttttgttCCCAAAATACCAATTTAGTGCTGCAAATAAGAAGGGCACACTGGTTTCTCGCGATCCAGAGGCACTAATAGCCAAGTATTCAGATCCACTAGTGTATACCGGATCCATCAGGGTAAGGACTGGTTATGAGATTCTCCAAATCACATCCTACTTGCAGAGGAATCTGAGCAAACTGAGAGTTCCCTTTTTTGTTCTCCATGGCACTGCTGACAGTGTAACTGACCCAAAAGCTTCTCAACAACTGTATGAAGAAGCCTCCTCAACTGATAAAACCATTAAATTGTATGAAGGATTGTTACATGATCTCCTTTTCGAACTGGAACGAGAGGCTATTTTGGAGGATATAATTGAATGGTTGAACTGTAGAGTGTGA
- the LOC122299777 gene encoding monoacylglycerol lipase-like isoform X1 → MSNAVHTTSSVMLTSGASGRVNALFSLRVWRSLIMLINAFVLLLLVPFRGRRRDEKREESGGAQHHLGKGVGGSSGGPVVRVPAKIVSWRKSGLSEQEVAARRALAIRRVVQDGGDDKKSVREYSLFYTARGNTIFTQSWTPVSATIRGVVLIMHGLNEHSGRYNVFAKHLNANGYKAYGMDWIGHGGSDGLHAYVHSLDDAVADMVCFEKLFLEKILAENPGLPCFCFGHSTGAAIILKAMLDPKVEASVSGAVLTSPAIGVQPSHPIFVVLAPIVSFLFPKYQFSAANKKGTLVSRDPEALIAKYSDPLVYTGSIRVRTGYEILQITSYLQRNLSKLRVPFFVLHGTADSVTDPKASQQLYEEASSTDKTIKLYEGLLHDLLFELEREAILEDIIEWLNCRV, encoded by the exons ATGTCCAACGCTGTTCATACGACGTCGTCTGTGATGCTGACTTCCGGCGCGAGCGGCCGCGTGAACGCTCTCTTCTCGCTGCGGGTGTGGAGGAGCCTGATTATGCTGATCAACGCGTTCGTGTTGCTCCTCCTGGTTCCATTCCGAGGGCGGAGAAGGGACGAGAAGCGTGAGGAAAGCGGCGGGGCCCAGCATCATCTCGGGAAGGGGGTTGGTGGTAGTAGCGGTGGGCCGGTGGTGCGGGTCCCGGCTAAGATCGTGTCGTGGAGGAAGAGCGGACTATCGGAGCAGGAAGTCGCGGCGAGGAGAGCGCTGGCGATAAGAAGGGTGGTGCAAGATGGCGGTGATGACAAGAAGTCGGTGCGGGAGTACTCGCTGTTTTATACGGCGAGAGGCAATACCATTTTCACGCAATCATGGACGCCGGTTTCGGCCACGATTAG GGGAGTGGTTCTTATCATGCATGGCCTGAATGAACACAG TGGCAGGTACAATGTTTTTGCAAAGCATCTGAATGCTAATGGCTACAAGGCTTATGGAATGGATTGGATTG GTCATGGTGGAAGCGACGGGCTGCATGCATATGTTCATTCTCTTGATGATGCTGTTGCAGATATGGTATGTTTTGAG AAGTTGTTTCTCGAGAAGATTTTAGCTGAGAATCCCGGGCTtccatgtttttgctttggacACTCCACAGGTGCAGCAATTATCCTGAAG GCAATGCTCGATCCAAAGGTAGAAGCCAGTGTATCTGGTGCAGTGTTGACATCACCTGCCATTGGAGTTCAGCCATCCCATCCCATTTTTGTG GTACTTGCCCcaattgtctcatttttgttCCCAAAATACCAATTTAGTGCTGCAAATAAGAAGGGCACACTGGTTTCTCGCGATCCAGAGGCACTAATAGCCAAGTATTCAGATCCACTAGTGTATACCGGATCCATCAGGGTAAGGACTGGTTATGAGATTCTCCAAATCACATCCTACTTGCAGAGGAATCTGAGCAAACTGAGAGTTCCCTTTTTTGTTCTCCATGGCACTGCTGACAGTGTAACTGACCCAAAAGCTTCTCAACAACTGTATGAAGAAGCCTCCTCAACTGATAAAACCATTAAATTGTATGAAGGATTGTTACATGATCTCCTTTTCGAACTGGAACGAGAGGCTATTTTGGAGGATATAATTGAATGGTTGAACTGTAGAGTGTGA